TTCTACTGTTTTATTATAAAAATCTGTTGAACTCTTATAGTCTGCATCACTCTGTTTATTTTTACACCCCATAGTACTGAAAAACAGCACCCATATAAACACCGATAATTTCATGTTTTATTCTTTATAATTAATCCTTACTATTTTTCATTACCAAAAAAGGTATGTCTATCTTAAATGCCATATTTTCAAAAGTGTTCTTACTAAATAAACGTTCTAAAAAGGAATACTTACCTGTAGACATTGCAATCATTTTAATAGCATTTGTTGTTGAAAATTCATGTATTGCTTTATAAATATTATTATCTTTTACATGCAAATATTTAAAAATGGGATATCTGAAATTCGATTTAAAAAAATCAATACCACTATTCAATTCTTCCGAGAGATCATAATCACAAATAACATGTAAAACAAATAATTTGCTATAGTTTAATGACAATATATCTACTAACGGATCAAAATCAGCCCTCTTATAGAGTCTTTGATAACTAGTTGTGAATGCTATTTTTTCTAAACTAGAAAATTTACAATTATCTGGGATTGCTAAAACAGGTACATTACTGCGTTTAATAACATGCACGGTATTACTTCCAAAAAGCACCTTGCTTAAGCCCGATGCACCTTTAGTACCCATAATTATTAAATCAATTTTATATTTTTCTGAAACTTGATTGATGGAATCTATAAAGTTATCATAGTCTACAACAGTTTTAAACTGATGTTTTTCGTTATTATACTGAGCTTTAATCTTTGTTATGATATTGGTAATAGATTTTTTAGAAGCATCTACAATAGTATTATAGATAGTTGTTGAAGCATTAGCAACCATTATATCATCAGAAATAAATGATGATGTTTTTTGTACATTAAGAATATAAAAAACACATGGTACATTTTTATAAAGTTCCATCGCATAATTTATAGCATTAATTGAATTTTTAGAAAAGTCGGTTGGTAATAATATCGCTTTCATGTGTATATTTTATTATTATTTAAGGTTACATACTCACCATTATCTTCCTTAATAAGTTAAAATGTCTTTCAATTCAATTTTATAAAAGTTAATATTCAAGAAAATTTTAACAATAAAATTGATTAATAGTAAAAATAAACAGGGTTTATTAAGAAAACTATGATAAATGTCAGTTCTTAAAAACTCATGTTTTATACAAAAAAATTAATTTCAAGGCATCGTGTTTCAATACATAAAATAGGACCTATACGCTATAAACTAATTTCATTAAATGAATCGAATCCCTCCTACTTGGGTTAATAATAATTATAACTACTCGTATGTATGCCAAAATAAAGCCTTCGTTTCTGGTAAAAAACTTACTTATAGGGCTTCATACAACATGGTATTTATATATATATTCCTTAAGTTAATATGAAAACTAATAAGACAAAGTTTAACATAAACTACTAAAATTCAACATATTGAAATAAATAACAATTATTTAAATACACTATAGTAAGTAATTTCTTCAATTTATTATTATATTTGTCCCAATAACAAAAAAACTAACATTCAAAGCGTTTTCCTACCCCAGAGAATGATTGTACTGTAAGTTATAAGATAACTAAACAGCTTGATTTACAAATGAAAACCTTTTGCACACTCTCTGCGTTTGCGTTAATTGGTACATGTGCCACACCAAAATACTCTGCAAGAATACAAAGTATAAAAGACAGTATTAAATTAGAAGATAGTACTTTGATTGTTAACTATGCCAATACAATAACAAGTGAAGAACTAAGCATTCATCTATACAATTTTTCTTCAAAAGATTTTGAAGGAAGACGTGTGGGGGAAATTGGAGCGAAAAAAGCAGCAGAATTTCTTAAAAATTACTATGAAAACGAGGGAATTGGATCGCCCTTTATGACTAATAATTACTATCAAAATATACCCGAAGACTTTTTAACAAACGGTATAAAGGCTTCCGAAAATGTGCTAGCATATATAAAAGGTTCTGAAAAACCAGAGGAAGTTATTATAATTTCTGCGCATTTAGATCATCTAGGGGTCACTGATAAAGGACAAATAAACTTTGGTGCAGATGATGACGGGTCGGGTACTGTAGCAATTATGGAGATTGCACAAGCCTTTAACATAGCAAAAAAAGAAGGCTATAATCCAAAGCGAAGTATTCTATTTCTACATTTTACTGCAGAAGAAATTGGAAGAAAAGGTTCTGAATATTATGTGCTTAATCCAGTATTTCCATTAAAAAATACCGTTGCCGATCTTAATATCGATATGATTGGTAGAGTTGACGCTATTCACAAAAATAATAAAAACTATATCTATCTTATAGGTTCTGACAGGTTAAGTAAGGAACTTCACTACATTTCAGATAAAGTTAATAACGCATTTTATAATATTGATTTAGATTATAGATATAATGTTGAAGGAGAAAAAAATCAATATTATACCCGATCAGACCATTATAATTTTGCTTTAAAAGATATCCCTGTTATATTTTATTTTAATGGCGAACACAACGATTATCACAAGCCCACCGATACGCCTGATAAAATTGAATACCAATTATTAGAAAAACGTACAAAACTTATTTTTGCTACCGCATGGCAAATTGCCAATCAGACTAAACGACTTGAAATAGATTCCAATAACAAGTTACTTAATTAGCTTCAAAATTGTTTTACTTAATTGATTTTTGTATTATAGTGCAAAATTAATGCTTCAACAAATGAAAAGAACCACCTTACTTTTATGCATCACTATTTTAATAGTAAGCTGCAGTACCTGTCAAAATAAAAATACCTCAAAAAATACTGCAAAAGCGACCGATTATGATAAAATTATTACTGCAGACAATTTAAAAGAAGCACTTTACACCTATGCTTCCGATGAGTTTGAAGGTCGAAAAACAGGAGAACCAGGCCAGAAAAAAGCTGCTGAATTTATTAAAAATCATTATATCGCTTTAGGAATACCTTCCCCAATTGCAGAAGGTGATTATTTTCAAGATATCCCAACTTCTTTTTTTAACAGTGATGTTAATAATCCCTCTGAAAATGTATTAGCTTATATAAAAGGTTCAGAAAAACCAGATGAGGTTGTTATAATTTCTGCACATTTAGACCATATTGGTATTTCAAAAAACGGAGACATCAATAACGGTGCCGATGATGATGGCTCTGGCACAGTTGCCATTCTAGAAATTGCTAAAGCTTTTAAAGCAGCTGTCGATAAAGGCTATGGTCCAAAGCGTACCATTCTTTTTTTACATGTTACAGCTGAAGAAATAGGACTTTATGGCTCACGTTATTATACCGATGTAGATCCTATTTTTCCTTTAAAAAATACTGTAGCCGATTTAAATATTGATATGATTGGGCGTGTAGACCCTAAACACGAAAACCAACGTAACTATGTATACTTAATAGGTTCTGATAAATTAAGTAAAGAATTACACAATATTTCTGAAACTGTAAATAAAAAATATTTTAATATGGAGTTGGATTATTCTTATAATGATGATAATGATCCCAACCGTTTTTATTACCGCTCAGATCATTACAACTTTGCCAAAAACAACATTCCAGTTATCTTTTATTTTAATGGTACTCATGCCGATTACCATAAACCTACTGATACCCCTGATAAAATTCAATATGATCTTTTAGAAACCCGAGCCCGCCTCATTTTTCATACGGCTTGGGAGTTAGCGAATAGAGACGAAAGAATAAAAGTAGACTAGTTTATAACTATTTATTCAAAATCTATAATGTAATCTGCTTTAACAAATTCAATAGGTTCTACAGGAAATAAAAGAGGGTTATCATCTACAACAGCATAAGATAAAATACAAGAGCTATTGGCTGGTATAATGCGACATTGACTATTAGGAGCACCTGTAACGGTTGTACCACCCCCAATTGTTGTAGTTATTTGAGGAAGCCCTTTTACTTCAAAATTATTTGAATTAATAAATTCAATCTCATACGATAAGGATTCTTCTTGAGTCTCAGTTTGAGGTGTAAAGATAAAACTTATAAGTTTATACGTAACAGGTTGTGTGATTATATCATCGACTGAATCGTCACTAGAACAACTAAAAAACAATAATGTTACAATAACGAATAATACTTTTAATGATTTCATAAGCAAATAAGTTTTAGTTTATCTTACAAAAAAAGCCTTTCAATTTCTTGAAAGGCTTTTGCTTTTTGGGTGGAAGACCGGGCTCGAACCGGCGACCCTTGGTACCACAAACCAATGCTCTAACCAACTGAGCTACAACCACCATGTAGCACGCATTATTAATGCGAGTGCAAATGTAATTGATTTCAATCTTTTCTACAAAGACTTTTTTGAAAATTTTAAAGTAATTTTACAAATAAAATACTGTTTATAGATAACTATTTCAAATTGAACAAACTATCAACAGCAATAAAACGTTCTACATTAAAACCTTCTGCGTATTCTACTCCTACCAAGCGCCCTAGGTCTCTAGCTCTATATATAATACTATCAGTGAAATTTTTACTAGAAATAGGTGTTTCAGGCTCTTTACTACTTGAATCATAAAACTGTGTTTTATATGCTAAAACAGATTCTATCTTGGTTTCCATAAATTCAGAAATATCTACAACAAAATCGGGTTTTAAATTTTTCCATTGTATGTAATGATATATTTGTTTAGGTCTCCATGCTTTTTGTAGCACCCCAGCTTCTGTTTTTGTCTCAACTTTTATTAGTCCGCTTAAAAAGCAAGCATCACTTACCAACTGACTCCCTTTTCCATGATCTATGTGCCTATCATCAATAGCATTACAAATAATTATTTCGGGTTGGTATTCACGTATTTTATTTATAATTTTTAATTGGTGGGTCTTATCATTTAAAAAAAAACCATCATCAAACTTCATATTGATACGAAAAGATACGCCTAGTATTTTTGAAGCATTTTCAGATTCTTCAGATCTCGTTTCTGCAGTACCTCGGGTTCCTAATTCTCCTTGGGTTAAGTCTATTATCCCCACCTTTTTGCCATTTGCAATTTCTTTTGCTAAAGTTCCACCACAACCTAACTCGACATCGTCTGGGTGTGCACCAATTGCAAGTATGTCTAATTTCATAATTTAATATTAATTTATGGCTATTTAATCAAACTTATTAGAGTTAATATATGCTTACGGTTAGCCATATTTATGTAAACAATAAACTAAATTTTATCTAAAATCAAATAAATCCTTAAAATCTTGATTACGAATACGTTTTCGTTTATATAATTAACAACACATTACTTCAAAACATCATAATTATATAAAAATGAGATACATTTTAAAAGCATGACATTCCTCATAATTTAAAAAAACATTCCACAGTAAATTTACTACATAATCATTTAACAACTTATAATGCTCTATGCATATCACGTTGTTTCATGTAAAATTAATAAACAATTCTTAGATATGATCTCTTTAATGCTCCTCATTTTAATAATAACAATAGGACTTTTTATTTGGAGAAAATTTATGGATTACAAAGTGAAACACCATTACTGCTTATACTTTAATTATAACATTAATACTCGGGCCAATCATACGGCCATTTTAAAATAATTTATTAGAAACTTTAAAAATTGAATAAGATGAACGATTTAAAAACAAAAAAAGCCCCTTCAAGTTTAGAAGGGTATGGATTAAAAAACGTCCTTGTACATTGGAATTTATCACCTGAAAAACTTCAACAAATTACAGTTGAAAAAAACATGGGTAAAGAAACCGCAAATGGTACTTTGGCTATTAATACTGGTAAATTTACAGGACGCTCACCTCAAGATCGTTTTATTGTAAAAGACGATTATACTAACGAAAAAGTATGGTGGGGTAAAACCAATAAACCTGTATCGCCAGAAAATTTTAAAAAACTTAAAACCGAGGTAACCAAATACCTTTCTGGAAAAGAAATTTATGCCAGAGATGGCTATGTTTGTGCGGAACCAGAATTTAAAACAAAAATAAGAAGCGTTACAGAGCTTCCTTGGTCAAACCTATTTGTTTATAATATGTTTTTAAGACCTAGTGAAAGAGAGTTAGAAAACTTTAAAGAAGACTGGTTAATACTTTGTGCCCCAGGCTATGTATGCCCTAATCCAGCTGATTTTGGTATTCGTCAAGGCAACTTTTCAATTATAAACTTTACCGATAAAATTGCTTTAATTGGAGGTTCTGCCTATACAGGTGAAATGAAAAAAGGTATTTTCTCTGCACTAAATTTAATTTTACCTGTTGAAAAAAAGGTATTACCCATGCACTGCTCTGCCAATGTGGGTAAAAAAGGGGATACCGCTATTTTCTTTGGTTTATCTGGTACAGGTAAAACAACGCTTTCTGCCGATCCAGATAGAAAGTTAATTGGAGATGACGAGCATGGATGGACTGCCGAAAATACCATTTTTAACTTCGAAGGTGGTTGCTATGCTAAAGTAATAGATTTAACCGAAGAAAAAGAACCAGACATTTTTAGAGCTATTAGGCCCGGAGCTTTACTTGAAAACGTTGCCTTTAAAGCTAACGGCGATGTTGATTATATGGATAGTAGTATAACTCAAAATACACGTGTTAGCTACCCTATTTACCATATAGATAACATTCAAGAAACCCTATACGCCAACAATCCGAAAAATATATTTTTCTTAACATGTGATGCG
The genomic region above belongs to Mariniflexile litorale and contains:
- a CDS encoding universal stress protein — encoded protein: MKAILLPTDFSKNSINAINYAMELYKNVPCVFYILNVQKTSSFISDDIMVANASTTIYNTIVDASKKSITNIITKIKAQYNNEKHQFKTVVDYDNFIDSINQVSEKYKIDLIIMGTKGASGLSKVLFGSNTVHVIKRSNVPVLAIPDNCKFSSLEKIAFTTSYQRLYKRADFDPLVDILSLNYSKLFVLHVICDYDLSEELNSGIDFFKSNFRYPIFKYLHVKDNNIYKAIHEFSTTNAIKMIAMSTGKYSFLERLFSKNTFENMAFKIDIPFLVMKNSKD
- a CDS encoding M28 family peptidase, whose translation is MKTFCTLSAFALIGTCATPKYSARIQSIKDSIKLEDSTLIVNYANTITSEELSIHLYNFSSKDFEGRRVGEIGAKKAAEFLKNYYENEGIGSPFMTNNYYQNIPEDFLTNGIKASENVLAYIKGSEKPEEVIIISAHLDHLGVTDKGQINFGADDDGSGTVAIMEIAQAFNIAKKEGYNPKRSILFLHFTAEEIGRKGSEYYVLNPVFPLKNTVADLNIDMIGRVDAIHKNNKNYIYLIGSDRLSKELHYISDKVNNAFYNIDLDYRYNVEGEKNQYYTRSDHYNFALKDIPVIFYFNGEHNDYHKPTDTPDKIEYQLLEKRTKLIFATAWQIANQTKRLEIDSNNKLLN
- a CDS encoding M28 family metallopeptidase; the encoded protein is MKRTTLLLCITILIVSCSTCQNKNTSKNTAKATDYDKIITADNLKEALYTYASDEFEGRKTGEPGQKKAAEFIKNHYIALGIPSPIAEGDYFQDIPTSFFNSDVNNPSENVLAYIKGSEKPDEVVIISAHLDHIGISKNGDINNGADDDGSGTVAILEIAKAFKAAVDKGYGPKRTILFLHVTAEEIGLYGSRYYTDVDPIFPLKNTVADLNIDMIGRVDPKHENQRNYVYLIGSDKLSKELHNISETVNKKYFNMELDYSYNDDNDPNRFYYRSDHYNFAKNNIPVIFYFNGTHADYHKPTDTPDKIQYDLLETRARLIFHTAWELANRDERIKVD
- the bshB1 gene encoding bacillithiol biosynthesis deacetylase BshB1, whose amino-acid sequence is MKLDILAIGAHPDDVELGCGGTLAKEIANGKKVGIIDLTQGELGTRGTAETRSEESENASKILGVSFRINMKFDDGFFLNDKTHQLKIINKIREYQPEIIICNAIDDRHIDHGKGSQLVSDACFLSGLIKVETKTEAGVLQKAWRPKQIYHYIQWKNLKPDFVVDISEFMETKIESVLAYKTQFYDSSSKEPETPISSKNFTDSIIYRARDLGRLVGVEYAEGFNVERFIAVDSLFNLK
- the pckA gene encoding phosphoenolpyruvate carboxykinase (ATP) gives rise to the protein MNDLKTKKAPSSLEGYGLKNVLVHWNLSPEKLQQITVEKNMGKETANGTLAINTGKFTGRSPQDRFIVKDDYTNEKVWWGKTNKPVSPENFKKLKTEVTKYLSGKEIYARDGYVCAEPEFKTKIRSVTELPWSNLFVYNMFLRPSERELENFKEDWLILCAPGYVCPNPADFGIRQGNFSIINFTDKIALIGGSAYTGEMKKGIFSALNLILPVEKKVLPMHCSANVGKKGDTAIFFGLSGTGKTTLSADPDRKLIGDDEHGWTAENTIFNFEGGCYAKVIDLTEEKEPDIFRAIRPGALLENVAFKANGDVDYMDSSITQNTRVSYPIYHIDNIQETLYANNPKNIFFLTCDAFGVLPPVSKLTPGQAAYHFISGYTAKVAGTEAGITEPVPSFSACFGEPFMPLHPTVYGEMLSKKMQEAGVNVWLINTGWSAGPYGVGSRIKLKYTRAMITAILNGELDEVDYEQNPIFGLFMPKYCPGVPTEILDPMNTWLQKGAYIGKAIQLAHSFHLNFEKFAHQASQQIIEGGPLIDEHHHLGEHI